Below is a window of Oncorhynchus kisutch isolate 150728-3 unplaced genomic scaffold, Okis_V2 scaffold3992, whole genome shotgun sequence DNA.
GACATGTGAGACTTCACACTGGGGAGAAGCGTCACCAGTGCTCCGATTGCGGCAAAATGTTTGCTGCTAATAAAACAATGAAAAGACACCAAGAGATTCATTCAACACATCGGGTGAAGCCTCATGTTTGCACTACCTGTGGAAAGGGCTTTGCTCGACGTGAATACTTAAAAAGACACTGTACCATTCACACGGGAGGGAAACCGCATcagtgctctgactgtggaaagagtttccgTCGGCTTGATCATTTAACACTGCACCAGAAAGAAGCACATGGAGAGATAGTTCTGATAGTTCATCAGAAAAAGCATACAagaccttaccactgctccctaTGTGACAAGAGATATGCCGAAAAGGGGACTTTAAAAGTCCACCTGCgtgtacacactggagagaagccacaCCTTTGCTCCCAGTGTGGGAAATGTTTCTCTGGTAAACGACAACTTAAATTACACCTCTTGGTACATTCAGGTGAGAAGTCTTATAAATGTTCTCACTGTGAAAGGAGTTTCGCTAATAGACCTATCCTGAAAAGACACATACGAACCCACACGGGAGAGAAACCGTACCACTGCTCAGAATGTGGGAGGAGTTTCGCCGATGGGGATTCACACACAAAACATCTGCGAacccacactggagagaagccgtaCCTTTGCTCTCTGTGCGGGAAACGTTTCTCCGTTAAACAACGTCTTAAAGTACACCTCTTGGTACATTCAGGTGAGAAGCCTCATACCTGTTCTCACTGTGAGAGGAGTTTCACTACTACATCTAACCTGAAAAGACACCTGCAAACCCACACTGTAGAGAAACCGTCACCAGCGTATCCACAGGAGGGTCACCAAGGACCAAGATCCCAAGCACAAATAGCTGCAACCGAGAACTCTATATAGTAGCTTCACCACAACTGTCTGTCGTGTGTCTCGGTACCAGAAGTCCGAATGTCAGAAAAAGTATTCTCCGTAGGCTCTATTTCTCGTACATTATTTTAAGGGGTTTTAAGTAGAGATGCGCGATTATATCGGTGAACAGATCAAAATcggccgatgtctagtttaacgcagATGTttaaaaccgatgtcaaagctaccgTGTATACCTATGCAACGTAGGTACATGgcgtaatgacgccacgtaaaagtttgcgctacacgtgcaacacagcattcctaacctagcccacaatgtctgctgtgtggatcgagcagtcaacaagtcgagcaggcagggtagcctaaatcaattcaaatcaaatgtatttataaagcccttcgtacatcagctgatatctcaaagtgctgtacagaaacccagcctaaaaccccaaacagcaagcaatgcaggtgtagaagcacggtggctaggaaaaactccctagaaaggccaatacctaggaagaaacctagagaggaaccaggctatgtggggtggccagtcctcttctggctgtgccgggtggagattataacagaacatggccaagatgttcaaatgttcataaatgaccagcatggtcgaataataataaggcagaacagttgaaactggagcagcagcacagtcaggtggaagttgaaactggagcagcagcatggccaggtggactggggacagcaaggagtcatcatgtcaggtagtcctggggcatggtcctagggctcaggtcagttgaaactggaacagcagcatggccaggtggactggggacagcaaggagtcatcatgtcaggtagtcctggggcatggtcctagggctcaggtcctccgagagagagaaagaaagagaaggagagaattagagaacgcacacttagattaacaggacaccgaataggacaggagaagtactccagatataacaaactgaccccatgtcatgtctcaggtagcctgtctgtatcatgtctcaggtagcctgtctgccctcccacctgtctgtttcatgtctcagcccagcctgtctgtatcatgtctcaggtagcctgtttgtatcatgtctcaggtagcctgtttgtatcatgtctcaggtagcctgtctgtttcatgtctcaggtagcctgtctgtttcatgtctcaggtagcctgtctgtatcatgtctcaggtagcctgtctgtatcatgtctcaggtagcctgtctgccctcccacctgtctgtatcatgtctcagcccagcctgtctgtatcatgtctcaggtagcctgtttgtatcatgtctcaggtagcctgtttgtatcatgtctcaggtagcctgtctgtatcatgtttcaggtagcctgtctgtatcatgtctcaggtagcctgtctgccctcccacctgtctgtttcatgtctcaggtagcctgtctgCCCTCCCACCTGTCTGTTTCATTTCTCAGCCCAGCCggtctgtatcatgtctcaggtagcctgtctgtatcatgtctcaggtagcctgtctgtatcatgtctcaggtagcctgtttgtatcatgtctcaggtagcctgtctgtatcatgtcttaggtagcctgtctgtatcatgtctcaggtagcctgtctgccctcccacctgtctgtttcatgtcttagcccagcctgtctgtatcatgtctcaggtagcctgtttgtatcatgtctcaggtagcctgtctgtttcatgtctcaggtagcctgtctgtatcatgtctcaggtagcctgtctgccctcccacctgtctgtttcatgtctcagcccagcctgtctgtatcatgtctcaggtagcctgtctgtatcatgtctcaggtagcctgtctgccctcccacctgtctgtttcatttctcagcccagcctgtctgtatcatgtctcaggtagcctgtttgtatcatgtctcaggtagcctgtttgtatcatgtctcaggtagcctgtttgtatcatgtctcaggtagcctgtctgtatcatgtctcaggtagcctgtttgtatcatgtctcaggtggcctgtctgtatcatgtctcaggtagcctgtttgtatcatgtctcaggtagcctgtctgccctcccacctgtctgtttcatgtctcagcccagcctgtctgtatcatgtctcaggtagcctgtttgtatcatgtctcaggtagcctgtctgccctcccacctgtctgtttcatgtctcagcccagcctgtctgtatcatgtctcaggtagcctgtttgtatcatgtctcaggtagcctgtctgtatcatgtctcaggtagcctgtctgtatcatgtctcaggtagcctgtctgccctcccacctgtctgtttcatgtctcatcccagcctgtctgtatcatgtctcaggtagcctgtctgtatcatgtctcaggtagcctgtctgccctcccacctgtctgtttcatttctcagcccagcctgtctgtatcatgtctcaggtagcctgtttgtatcatgtctcaggtagcctgtttgtatcatgtctcaggtagcctgtttgtatcatgtctcaggtagcctgtctgtatcatgtctcaggtagcctgtttgtatcatgtctcaggtagcctgtctgtatcatgtctcaggtagcctgtttgtatcatgtctcaggtagcctgtctgtatcatgtctcaggtagcctgtctgtatcatgtctcaggtagcctgtctgtatcatgtctcaggtagccagACAAAGCCGGCATGGATAGAATGCAATAAGGTACTATATTATCTTTCATTTTCTAATCCTTCCTCCTGTAGATCTGTAATGATTGGACGGTGAAACTAGCctccagccaatcagaaataaAGCCAGTTACTCAGCCATTCTCGTCAGGTCAAAGAAACCCAGCGAATCAAATGATTAATATACTATAGTCTGAAACACTGATTTAGAAGGCAGGAAGCATTTTATGTGGAGTGGAGCTTCATACACTCCTAAAGATGTGCGGGTTCAACAAGGTTTCAACAAGGGTTCAATAAGGGTTCAACAAGGGTTCAATAAGGGTTCAATAAGGGTTCAACAAGGGTTCAACAAGGGTTCAATAAGGGTTCAACAAGGGTTCAACAAGGGTTCAACAAGGGTTCAATAAGGGTTCAATAAGGGTTCAACAAGGTTTCAACAAGGGTTCAATAAGGGTTCAACAAGGGTTATTTTATTAAGATCCTCAACGTTCTTGCAGGTTGGTGGTGGTTCTTAACTGAACCATTTGGATatgaaaggacagcaggtgcaggTACTTAACTGAACCATTTGGATatgaaaggacagcaggtgcaggTACTTAACTGAACCATTTGGATatgaaaggacagcaggtgcaggTACTTAACTGAACCATTTGGATatgaaaggacagcaggtgcaggTACTTAACTGAACCATTTGGATatgaaaggacagcaggtgcaggTACTTAACTGAAAAGTGTAAAGATCTCCTCAATTTAAGGTTTGTCCCTTGTATACTGTTTTATGATGATGCCATCTAGGGTTCAACAAGGGTTGCCAACAAGGGTTCAATAAGGGTTCAATAAGGGTTCAACAAGGGTTCAATAAGGGTTCAACAAGGGTTCAACAAGGGTTCAATAAGGGTTCAATAAGGGTTCAACAAGGGTTCAATAAGGGTTCAATAAGGGTTCAACAAGGTTTCAACAAGGGTTCAATAAGGGTTCAACAAGGGTTATTTTATTAAGATCCTCAACGTTCTTGCAGGTTGGTGGTGGTTCTTAACTGAACCATTTGGATatgaaaggacagcaggtgcaggTACTTAACTGAACCATTTGGATatgaaaggacagcaggtgcaggTACTTAACTGAACCATTTGGATatgaaaggacagcaggtgcaggTACTTAACTGAACCATTTGGATatgaaaggacagcaggtgcaggTACTTAACTGAAAAGTGTAAAGATCTCCTCAATTTAAGGTTTGTCCCTTGTATACTGTTTTATGATGATGCCATCTATCTTTtcttttcatatttgtgcaaatctttctaaaaTAGTAGAATGAtcacaattcaatggatatcaacaagcaaagaggtaagaatatgtaggctataagagtATGTTGAAGACTAttagaatatgtaggctataagagtATGTTGAAGACTAttagaatatgtaggctataagagtATGTTGAAGACTAttagaatatgtaggctataagagtATGTTGAAGACTAttagaatatgtaggctataagagtATGTTGAAGACTAttagaatatgtaggctataagagtATGTTGAAGGCTAttagaatatgtaggctataagagtATGTTGAAGGCTAttagaatatgtaggctataagagtATGTTGAAGGCTAttagaatatgtaggctataagagtatgttgaaggctagctgtattgggtgcagatgactgaactgctcacttgTGTGTCTGTAGGTGTACAGATGAGGAGACCATTCAAATTCATGTCTATTGGTTTGTCATGCAGATCCCAttaaccctcctcctccctttcctcctcagTGAATATCCCAgaggcctctacattatggacaaggtctgtgtatgaaaaccattatcaaaACAGGTCTTTTTTTCATTcaccacacacaaaaaaacaaggtATGAATTCTGTCGTGTGTatgttttgttaatcatctgtataataaaataaaacattgaatTCACAGACTTCACCCTCCCTACACACCGGGTAGGTTATAATatgtggaacgttccaacaggaatctttTCCAAAAACTTCGCAAAgtacaaggttgccaacaaacaacgcatacagAGTAGCATGATCACttcacctagctaactagctgccgaataggcatcaactcaccacctagctaactagctgccgaataggcatcaactcaccacgtagctaactagctgccgaataggcaCCAACTCaccacctagctaactagctgccgaataggcatcaactcaccacgtagctaactagctgccgaataggcatcaactcaccacctagctaactagctgctgaataggcatcaactcaccacctagctaactagctgccgaataggcatcaactcaccacctagctaactagctgccgaataggcatcaactcgccacctagctaactagctgccgaataggcatcaactcgccacctagctaactagctaccgaataggcatcaactcgccatctagctgccgaataggcatcaactcgccacctagctaactagctgccgaataggTATCGACTAaccacctagctaactagctgccgaataggcatcaactcaccacctagctaactagctgccgaataggcatcaactcgccacctagctaactagctgccgaataggcatcaactcgccacctagctaactagctgccgaataggcatcaactcgccacctagctaactagctaccgaataggcatcaactcgccatctagctgccgaataggcatcaactcgccacctagctaactagctgccgaataggTATCGACTAaccacctagctaactagctgccgaataggcatcaactcaccacctagctaactagctgccgaataggcatcaactcgccacctagctaactagctgccgaataggcatcaactcgccacctagctaactagctgccgaataggcatcaactcgccatctagctgccgaataggcatcaactcgccacctagctaactagctgccgaataggTATCAACTAaccacctagctaactagctgccgaataggcatcaactcaccacctaGCTAAGTAGCTGCtgaataggcatcaactcaccacctagctaactagctgccaaataggcatcaactcaccacctagctaactagctgccgaataggcatcaactcaccacgtagctaactagctgccgaataggcatcaactcaccacaTAGCTAACTAActgccgaataggcatcaactcaccacgtagctaactagctgccgaataggcatcaactcaccacctagctaactagctgccgaataggcatcaactcaccacgtagCTCATCAACTCACCACGCAGCTCATCAACTCACCACGTAGCTCATCAACTCACCAGGTAACTTATTCTTAATGTTTGCCCGTAGGCTACCAGAGTGAATAAATGTGGTGAGTGAAAAACGTAATGAAATAGCCAACTCCCTACCCGGTAACTTATTCTGCCGCTTTACAACTCTGTATGCGCTGTTTGTTGGCCACCTTGCTACAGATTCCGGTTGGAACGTTCCAAAAACTATAAGCTACACCTCAGttctcctctcaattcaatgagacttttttttgttgttgttgaattttacccctttttctccccaatttcgtggtgtccaattgtttttagtagctactatcttgtctcatcgctacaactcccgtacgggctcgggagagacgaaggttgaaagtcatgcgtcctctgatacacaacccgaccaagccgcaccaatgtgtcagaggaaacactgtgcacctggtgaccttggttagcacgcactgcgcccgggccgccacaggagtcgctggtgcgcaatgagacaaggatttccctaccggccacaAACTCTCCCTAAACTGGGCGACGCTaggccccacggacctcccggtcgcggccggttacgacagagcctgggcgcgaacccagagtatctggtggcacagctggcgctgcagtacagcgcccttaaccactgcgccacccgggaggccggaaTGACAGTCTTTTTAATGACACAGAttaccagtctcaaccagtctcTCTCTTCACCGATAGCCCAAAGACTCTTCGTGCTCTGGTCGCTATGGTTACAGTCAGAATCCATGGAgtgggttgagagagacagagagggagagagggagggagagagagagggagagggagggagacagggggtgagggagggagacagggagagagacagagagagagggagagggagggagagagggagagagacggagagggagggagagagggagagagacggagagggagggagagagggagagagagggagagggagggagacagggagagagagggagagggagggagacagggagagagagggagagggagaggagggagagagggagagggacagagagagagagagagagagagagagagagagggagagagacagagagacagagagagagagagagagggggagagagagagagagagagggagagagagggagagacagagggagagggagggagggagggagggagggagggagggagggagggagggagagagagagagagggagagagagagggagagagagagagagggagggagagagggagggagggagagagagagggagagggagggagacagggggtgagggagggagacagggagagagacagagagagagggagagggagggagagagggagagagacggagagggagggagagagggagagagagggagagggagggagacaggagagagagggagagggagggagacagggagagagagggagagggagagggagggagagaggagagggagggagagggacagagagagagagagagggagagagagagagagacagagagagagagagagagagagagagggggagagagagagagagagagagggagagagagagggagagagagggagagacagagggagggagggagggagggagagagagagggagagagagaaggagagagagagggagggagggagggagggagggagggagagggagggagggagagagggagagagggagggagggagggagggagggagggagggagagagagagagacagggagagagacagagagagagggagagagagagggagggagagggacagagagagagagagggagagagaaacagagagggagagagagagagggagagaggaagagagggagagagggagagagagagggagagagggagagagagggagagggaggggagggagggagggagggggagggagggagagagggagggagggagagagggagagggagagagagagagagggagagagagacagagagacagagagacagagagacagagagggagagagggagagagagacagagagagacagagagacagagagggagagagggagagagagagagagagagagagggagagagggacagagagagacagagagggagagagggagagagagggagtctggaTTTGAAGCTTCTGAAAGTACCAAGGTTAGCCTATTTAATATCCACACACATTAACAAAGTTCTCCAAAGCCCGAAGACACCATTTTACTTTAACAAAACTGCCTCAATGTGGCCAGTAGTTTTGTTTTCATTTCTGGATTCCCATGCGCTAGTGCTTCCTGGTACGGCACGCATATAAATAAAAACTACCACAAGATGGCGACATAATCCACAGGATGAATTCATATAATTAGTGATGGAgagagtgtgatggagagagtgtgatggagagagtgatgagagagggagatggagagagagagagagatgggggggagagagagagagatggagagag
It encodes the following:
- the LOC116372985 gene encoding gastrula zinc finger protein XlCGF57.1-like; this encodes MNTTMDHFPELTHHTPTKTGAPLSSPGPSDEALPLSSPGPSDEALPLSSPGPSDEALRRSCGKKCTSRSKKHEKSPSRDGSHPCDQCEKCFVTLKRLEKHQTSHSNPHVCSDCGKRFSRADHLRRHKRGHTENKLYICPHCGESFGYSGKLTRHVRLHTGEKRHQCSDCGKMFAANKTMKRHQEIHSTHRVKPHVCTTCGKGFARREYLKRHCTIHTGGKPHQCSDCGKSFRRLDHLTLHQKEAHGEIVLIVHQKKHTRPYHCSLCDKRYAEKGTLKVHLRVHTGEKPHLCSQCGKCFSGKRQLKLHLLVHSGEKSYKCSHCERSFANRPILKRHIRTHTGEKPYHCSECGRSFADGDSHTKHLRTHTGEKPYLCSLCGKRFSVKQRLKVHLLVHSGEKPHTCSHCERSFTTTSNLKRHLQTHTVEKPSPAYPQEGHQGPRSQAQIAATENSI